The following nucleotide sequence is from Citrus sinensis cultivar Valencia sweet orange chromosome 6, DVS_A1.0, whole genome shotgun sequence.
GGAATCTCAAAGCTCCCTTGCGATGTCAAGCCTTTGCCTTCATCAGTAGCCCAAGGAGGGGGCTCATCAGAATCGGGTTTAGCCCAAGAGGGAATAGTTTCTTCAGATTCACTTGACTTTGCCGAACCTTCTGTCACAGCGAAAACGGAAAACCTATGAGGTagctttttattttggaagGCATGATAGCTCGGGTTCCTTTTTGCAACAAGTTGATTCAGGATCCTTTGTCCGTCGCCTAGAAATGGCTTGGGATGTGACGGTATTTGTTTCCCAGAACTACGGATCAGATTACAACTGGAGGAAGATAATATGGTTGCAGACATCATCACTTCCTTATCTTGCTTCTCTGAACTGTTACCTAgaatttaacataatataaattacTCCAAATGCCAAATTGTTATAAGGATACCGTGCTTGTCACCAAGTACACTTGAAAaactacccaaaaaaaaaaatattcacgATTATGCAAATAAACTTCTGAAagttacaattaaaattagattatcaTGTAAGAATCGTCACAGCagttaattaaattcttcCAAAAACATAGCTActaatattttccaaaaattatttcagtATTTGCATTCAATAACACGAACCTTCGTTGACGACCGCCGGAGGAACGGTGACAGAGAACCTGCCGCCTGTTGGATAATGAAGAACAATCATAttattacttttcttttcactatatttatttttttcccaaaaaaaaaaaaaacaactaacCTCAATTTGACGGCTTCACAGCGACGGAGTGAGGATGAGGAGGGTGGCGGATGTGAGCGggaaagagaaagtaaattgtTAACGGTGATGGCCTCTTACTAGCCCTGTTCGCGTTATGACACCGATGTCATCACCAGTCACTCACTACCTCATCCACACACAAGgcaccaccaaaaaaaaaaaaaatcccaaaataaataaagatatttctgtaatttctccatctcatctgtacaaatttcttttctttttaacatatatataatttgtaaataatttggaGAAATTATCTATGTTTCTTTACTTGCAATCTCTACTTATCATATTCTTTACATTTATAAATTGAGCCCATTTTAATACACAATCCCAAGCCTAAAgtatataattgataattcaAGCCatctcaaaaattaaataaaattaattctaaaaattctaaaatatactAGAGGTACCAATCAACTTAAGTAAAGAGTTGTTTACTTGTTTAGATATATATAAAGGTAAAAGGTtatttagtccttatattttatgattaatatatatttaatccctgtattttttaaaataactcgAAACATCCCTATCGTTAAAGTATTAATATCCctaccattattttttatttcttttggcttacttttacaatattatcattttataataattttttgtttggacattaataaaaagaaaataattaaattatcaatttaaccctaaaaaataaaaataaaaaatttattaatttttttgcaagcactaTTTGCAGCCTTGgtagtttgcatacaatttttaacttttttgacaatataatttttgacaattaaaaattaatataattttttattttttatttttatggttaaattggtaatttaattattttttaattaatgtccaaactaaaaaattattataaaattggtaatattgtaaaagtaagcaaaaaaaataaaaagtaacagtaggggtatcaatactttaacagTATGGATGTTtcgagatatttttaaaaatacagggatTAAATAgacactaatcttaaaatacagAGATTAAATGTGCTTTTACCctatatataatttgtaaataatttagaaaaaaatgaaaagttacctgtcataaaattattgtgatAAATTCTTTATTACCAtcacaaaatttgttttaacttGAAATGTAGTatataatgcaatacaatGATAAAGTTGGAAAGTGCAATGAAAATTTGTCATATATAACTATTGTAAGATATATTAatacgaaaataaaaaataaaaaatctaacaaATTTCATAGCAAGTGTCGTAATATTCGTcgtttgttctttttttttttttttaaatttcgaATAGCGGCTTGATGTTTATTAAGGCAGTAAGCATGTAACACTCAATACGGTGCGGTATTAAGTATTTGTTCAATCCGAATCAATCATTTCTGCCCTCACTATCAAAAGGCTTAAGCAAACCATAAGTAACTCCCATGGCAATCCATCCTCCAACTAGAACTCTCACTGCTGACACCCTAATCGGTGAGCCTCCAAGGTGAGCTCCAAAACCCCCGAAGAGTACCAGTGCTAACGAGGTAACTATTGCAATCACCACAATCCTAACAATGTATCGAGCAAAAAGAATGGCTGGCAGCAAAGGTACAAATGAACCACACAAAAATGCCAGAGCCGAGGCAGCTGCTGCCTTAAAAGGATTAGGCAGCACCTCCTGCAGGTCATCCCTCAATTCCGAACTACTCGGAAATGTCTTTGCATCTTCTATAACCACTTTCATCATGGGAGAACGTCCTGGAGAGAAAATTGTGGGCAACTTTGGCTCCGTCTCATGTAGCTTAGTTTCTTTAACGCTGGTGATATCGAGCTTCATCACGCGTTCGCAGTTGGTACTAGTAGTTGCTTTCTGGATATCTCGTTGGGTTGAAACAGAAACAAACTCTCCGACGGCCATGCTACATGCACCTGCAAGAGCACCAGCTAGTCCAGAGAGAACCATGGATCGCCTGTCCTCCTTCGCTGCACCTACACCAAGCATCAGTGATGTTGTGGAGAGCAACCCGTCGTTGGCTCCTAAAATGGCAGCTCGAATCCACTGTCCTCGCTGTATTCGTTCCTTCATCATCCCAAGGTTTTCATGATCGGGAGCACAAGGCTCTTGTGTTTGAGAGGAGGCCATGCATATAATATGTAAATGAAGATTTCAGACACATACGGTAGTGGAGTTATTGCCTACTGGAGTGTGGCTTCCGCAGGTGAGACACACTCATGGCACGTGTATATATGTAGAAAGACACACCGCAGATTCCAATTTCGTACAGCTATGGGGAGTCTTACGATATAATAATATGCTTAGGTTACACCGTCAATAGTTACAGAACAGGAACGTTAAAGTCTAAGGCATTCTCGTCTCTTAGTCTTAGAACCCCAGATGACTCGCGCATCTTTTTTGTACTTGAATACATTATAAAACTATATCATATGCTGAtgtctcttttgtttttattcgAAAGACTGATCCACGTTCACATCCCTACTAAGTTTCTCGCCTGCGTTCCTGCCTAGGCAATATAATTGTCTCAATATTCAATGTTTTGCTTAACGCCACAAGTATCTTCTACACAATAAGCAAAATACCACCAATAGATGTTGATCCCTCACCCACCTATCGTGGGGCTCTGCTTCTGCACATGaccaaattacaaaaataaacagCGCCACAAGAGGCTTAGAACTAATTTCTAGAATTTACAGCTATTTTAGTATCAATGTCGTAATCCACAgggaaaacataaataatgacACTAGCTAGAATCACCTCCTTTTGCTAAGCTCTACCTTTTCACCAAATAAAAGTTCTTTAAGTTGCACGAAgcaataagaaaagaaaaaataaaaatacaaccCTCTGCTATACTAAGGAAACATGGATTGAGATATCAGTATACTTTCTTTTAGGATTTCATTTTAACTTCATTTCAAGGTTGTCTCAGGGATTATGCCACCACACACAAAAATTCCTGGTTTCCCCCCATCTTTTGAAACTTCTTGACGGCATGGCCTAATGCTTATCTAGTTCCAATATTCCATGATTTGATGAAGTCAAACAGCTGAAGATCAGCCAACCCAATGCAGAAGAGAAAAAGCCCTCCTCAAAGTCCTTAGCACCTGCATAACTATCCATTGTTATTGCTGCAATACATCCTAAGGCAAACATCTCTGCTAAAGATATTCAATTTGTAGTGGTGCTACAAGAGAAGCATCCTTAGATATTCAATTTGTAGTGGTGCTACAAGAGATGCATCCTTTCCTTGGACGAAAAAGTAAATGAGAGACAACATATAGCATACTGAATACCACAGAACTAAAGATGAAGTTTACCCAGTGAAATCAAACCTCAGTCGGCTTCACCAAGTCCATCACTCCCATCCCCTCTCTTGGATATTGCTGTAAAATGAGGGCTGCTTTTCTTCGATTGTGAAGCAATTTCCGCATTCTTCCTCAAGACAGCTCCTGGAGAGGGGTATGGACGCTGTTGAAATAGTGGACCCTGAAATTCACAGAAAGATTTTACAAGCAGCACAATAAGCCTCAAGGCCTGGTCAGACCCAAAGTTAATGTAAACCAATGGGATGATAAACATGTGTATGCACTTCAGCATGCTTGCACACATGCAAAGATAGACACAGGTAAGCAAAAGCTGTCACACGGCAATGCTTTTGACCAATATTAAGAATTACAAACAATCTATCAACACAACGAGGGGAGAGACCTCTAGAAGGAACCAGCTTGGgcataagaaatttttatcaatctcTTGTATTTATGTGCATCATATAATAAATCATTCTGCCATACAACTAGCATAAAAGTATGAGTTGGCTTCTGTCCCTTTCAGCAAAATTAATCTCGATATAAGTATTTCCTAGTCTAGAACTAAATCTTGTCAAAATCGGGCCATCCACGGCAAAATGCTACACTTCGATAAGAGGTGCTGATAATCTGGTTTCACCTAGTGATCGGTCGAGTCACAACCGGCAAAATTAATCTGGATATAAGTATTTACTATTCCAAAGTAGCTCTGTACATTAATGCCTACAAATTCGGACATTCAGCTGTATCTACAGCATTATCAAACATCCATAGTTGaacaaagataaaataaatgtaatcaGTATACCGTGGCAGTGGTGTCTGCTGCCCGGGGCTGCACTCCTTTTAGGCCAACAACCCTGCAGAATTATTACAGGATTAAACTAGACAACTCAAGCACAATACCAGAAcataatgagaaaaaaaaacaagaaacaaaattatgatGTACCAGCCACCGCGGGGTGCATCTGAGTAAGAGCTTGGGTCCATGGGATCCAACTCATCATCCTCACTGAAAGCACGTTTTCTGCTATCTTTTCTATTTCCTCTTCCCATAGGAGGTTTCCAACTGGACCAAGAAACTCATGGTGAGACCTTtgttattcaaaaaataaatgcattacTACTAGTACACATAcattatttcaactttttgcatttttttttgggttgttttggtgtttttttttttgggtgattCCAACTGGTGTCCAACAGTCAAAGATATAAGCAAGACTTTACCAGGTTCAAACTTTTATACATGTCGACTCAATATGCAACAGAGACACGGCTTTATGCATTTGCCAAATTCTATCACCGTTCTGACGTTCTGTAAGAAAGAGCTAGTTGATTTAAAGCCAAGAGCCAAAGTCCATAACATTTGATGATAGTACCAAATGGAGTTAATTTCCATAACAAAACAACAGCAAGGAAATATCAATTCTCCTAGACAGCACCTAAAGACTTCAGCCAAGTAAACCAAGGTGAATGTTTTAGTCAAAATCCTCAACTAATTTCAAAGTTGCAGGACTGCAGCAAAACAAAATCCAGCGTTTATTCCATGGTAGTGCATACCATCgatcattatattttattggtcTTACATCTCATTGTTTATCCATCCTTTCTCATAGAAAGTTTTGAGCACGGGTGTTTTTAGGGTTTACAAAGTCTCTGTGTCCATTCACAAAAATGAAAGTGATAATGTTTCTTATCCTTAGAGAGGCTGATAAGAATGCAAATATTGGCCCAGCAAAATCACTTGtatgaaattaaatgttttctTCTTAGAGCTCTTCCAAATTCATCTCTTTTTCCGAATACGACTCCTTAGAGCTCTTCCATATTCATCTTTTTTTCCGGATATGACAGCTACAATCAATTCAGTTGATAGCAAACCCCAAATCAGTTCACATAACCTAAGATTTAAAGAAAGATCAGTTACCTCTGTTTTGGTCCATTTTTGCCAGAATCTTCTTTGGCATTTGCAGAATTGCTGGTCTGCTGCTGCTTATTCAAGCTGGTCAACAAGTACTGGCACTGTGGAAGATTGAGAACTCTGCATGGAAACAGTTTGCAAGAAATTCCTTGTCAATGCGTCTTTcttggggggaaaaaaatcatcatatgCTATTTTTATGAAACCCTGAGAGTCAGGATAAATTTGCATGAGACATCCATGCACTGAATATTTAGTATTATAGATAAAAGGAAGTACTGTAGAAGAAACAAGATCCATGCATTTAATAACGTTTTTCTTACAGACAATGGATCATATTCATCCACAAAACGTAACTCAATAAAACAGTGACCTTCTTTCACTAGTCCTAAATTCTAATAAACCAACTTTGGTAAAAGCAGTGATCTTGGAATATTAAGCAGAAAACTTAAATCAATTAATGACGGaacaaaaatctaaaatctcaatttagaCTTGAGAGAATACATAAATATGCAGGAATTGTAAATTGCTCAAAACTAAGTTTCTtagataaaaaatcatttaactttagaaaaatgatgatTCAACCTTCAAAACCTCACATCTATGGAATGCTACCTAAGAAtcccataaaaataaaatctagaagaaagccaaaaaataaatcgTCTTTCATTGGCCAggtcaaaatttaaacaaattaatcaagATGGATGATACCACAAGATttctttcaataatattttttaaaagatttctAACCACCAAATGACATGCACTGTGCTACATATTTCAAGGTGAAGTATGCTAATACACAGAAATTAGTGAGCAAAGGGCATCGTCCTACCTTGTACAGTGATTGCAGTAACCCCACGTCTGCACAAGACCTACTCCCCAACCACCGCAGTGCAAGCATCTCTCCAGCCCAGATGATGGGTTATCCCAGATCCCATTAGTTGTATTTCTCGAAGCATTGCTATCAGACTGTTCTGATGCAACAGGCTTTGATGAACCAGGGTGCACCCATTGTGATACATGGGTCCTTTTATTATAGTAATATTTATGTCCTGTTTGTTAAGAGCACAAAGTTTAAGATGTTAAGATAAGATGAGAAATTGCATTATCTAGTTGATTCATACGTTCTCTGGAAGTTTGACCATTGCATTAgcttcccaaaaaaaaaaaaattcataattgtAATTGTGCAGAATCAAAGAAGAGAAATGAATGATGGAAATATGTTGCATATCAGGCATACCAGACGTTTCATCTACTGCCTCGATCCAATCTTCCATAAGGGATAAATGTGATGGAGTTTGTGCTCTGGAAGAAGTTTCAACAGGTCTTTCCCACTGACTCTTTCCTGTACTTTCATTGTAATAATATGAAGCACCACTTGCAGGGTCTTTTGCCTCCACCTAAATGGTTATTATTAGATGTTAATGGAGGCATGAAAGACCAAACATCTGTAAGAGGACTATGTCTAGacaaattttagatatttaaagTCCTGGTAAATTCGAATCTATCTTGCATTTCTCCATGGTTGTTCACAATAAGGTTTTTAAAACTCTTGAATTCTATATGAatgttcaaaatcaaaattcatgTTCTCACCAAAATCAAGCATACCAAGCCTTTGTTCCTCATACTACAATTGCAGTTCCATCTGTATTTAAAAAGacctaaaatgaatttttttttcagaaatttaaaacataagaATTTGAATGAAATCTCATTGTTCATATATGATCTCTTATCAACATTACATGATGAGCAAATTCTATACAGATATGCAGGCTAataaaaaccaaattaaataagaaaaacaaacagctATTGGAACGCACCCATCCAGGAAGCAACTTTTCTCTATCATCAAGTTGAGCCGAAGTACTCTCCAACTTCtgaaatcaaaaaatttgaagtaaACGGTTATGAAAATGTACAAGATGGCTTGAAGATACAATTTGTTCATACAAGTTGCAGTCCAAGTAAAGAAGCTTGCAATAAGTTGGCAGTATAAACTAGAGTCATATCTCACAAACATGAATCTAAAGAGTACGACCATATGGTTGGGACAGAGGTAAGAAAATACATATGTaacaaaagagagaaatttgTATCCATTGCattaatgttattaaaaaCCAATAAATAGGGACAATTAGTAGTGCTAAAACTAAAGACAGAAACTTGCATTATTAATTCTTGGAGGATCGCCATTTTCTGAGGTATCTTTAAGAATACCCCTTGCTCTCAATCTCTGCTTAAGATACTCGGGCAATTCTTTAGTTACAGGCTTTTGTTCTGACTCACTATCCAGTTTGAGATTTCTCTGGCCCATCCCATCATTTCCAGCTCCCTGAGTTCCTGAAGCACCACAAGATATTAAATACTAATTTACTTCACAATCAAGAAAAGTAGCATGTTTTCACTTTTCACTGGTAAGTCTTACTGGTTATGGCAGTACTCTGAACATTGTAATAAGCAACGCCACCTGGCACACCATACCCATTTCCAATTTCTGTGTTACCTGGAACACAAGAAAAGAATTAGCAAACAAAATTCTTCTCAGATAAATCTAAAAAGAGCTACTCAGCTGCTTATTGAGTTGCTGCAAACTTTGAGTACGTCACTATGCAGACAAGCAATCCACAgagaaaacaataattgaatGGGTGGTAAAACTTGTTCCACTAGTAAACAACATAAATTAACATCGGCACAATAAACAGAATACCAACCTTGATTGGGACCTGTTGGCTTGCCACGCTTTAAAGCCATTTCTGCACGATGTTCTGAGGTCATCTTCAGTAAGTGCTCCTGGCAAAAAAACTCATAATAGCTAACAATACCACCCAATATGGTACCAAATAggaataagaaatatataagTTGCATACTTTAAGAGCATTGGGATCACTTCGTTTAGCAAAAATGTCTGCACCATCATGGTGACTAGCACCCACAACTCCTTCCTCTCTGAAATCAAATTCCAAAATACAAGTTATTAAACATAGACGCCAGATTGTTTATCGATATAAGCCATTCAAATAGGAAGCAAAATGATATCTAACCTTTGTCCTTGAATGATTTTTTGGGTTTCAATTTCCTACAAGACAGCGACAAAACAATCACGTCgtcgaatttttttttttccttcttaaaATAAGGGCAAGGAAATAAACGAAAGAGGAAAAGGAAGAGAGTGATACTTGTTCACGAAGCACAGCTTCTCGGGCAGCAGCTTCAATGTCATTGGCGCTGGCGTTGGTGCCGGCGATGTTGTAAATTGATGAATTTCCATACGTATGAGGCGGCTTCTCACCCATTATTAAGGCCCCTGCCGCAACCAACTTCGACGAAAGacttgcttcttcttcttgttggcTCTTGTGTTTCTCTTTgtcaataatttcaatttcaacaaTTTATAATTGATGATTTCCTTGCTGGGTTTTGTGAGTGAAGAAGAACAATTAGAGAAGGAAGAGTTTTAGTCAGTGGCTAAACCAGGAggttaaaatgaataaaagtaaACTTGCGGGGGGAAACTATTCAAATTATGTAAAACACGGTGGTGTTCAAAGAAACATTTTAATTAGAATCGAGTAAATTTCAATTAGATCCCTACCTCCTCCGAAATCATTTTTCGACCTGGACCGCCCCTGGTTTTAGTGTTGGGTTTCGGCCGAAGGGCCCATGGGCTTTTGACCGAATACCCAAGTTATatcttccttttttcttttttattatgctCTCACATCATTAGAAAACTGGGATAAGCAACTTTGAATTTTCAGCACTGCAACATTGTACCTTTATTATGAGTCATAGAGTTTGTTTCACACAAAATCCATTTCTTTTAGCTTCCCTGTTAAATGATGTTCATAATTACaactttgaaaagaaaattctatctgaaaaaattatttagtaaaaCCAGCTCTTTTAATAGTTCTCTACTTCAACATACAAAATTACAAAGCTTAATTTGAAAAGTCATTTGGTCCTACAGCTCCATCACTAGCCATCTGAGCATCACTTAGCACATACATACAGGAAATTTTGTTCAATAAGAAAGTCGAAACTTAAAACATATAAGAGCAAACTTGTGAGATCTCTCGTGATGGCTGATCCGGAAGCAGATCCATTCTATCGGTTCTTGACTAGGGCACGCCTGCGAATTATACAGAAGGAAAACTATAtgagatgaagaaaaatgaaaagcttTCACAAAACGTATTCCGCTCCATCATTAATAGTTACAGGTTTTAGACATCAACCATGTTCATAGTCaactaaaatttagaaatgctTTGCTTTTTCCTGTATTTCCATAGTCCACTGGAGTAAGCCAGTGAGAATCCAAATAAGTTTCTGAAGTTAGTGTCAAGGCAGATCAGgtctttttaattacttatgtTCCACCTTTGTTTAGTTCATTAACttgaattaattgataaataattacagATGTGGGTAAAATACAGATGAGTTAACAGAATATCTGTCAAACATATTTGCAGggtataaaagaaaatggaattaCTGAGAATGCAGCAAAAGAATATGTGAAAATCGTACTATTTCCAACATTTGAAACTTATCCAATGCTCGTAAAATCTTCAGAAGTAGCAATCACCATAATCAATATACAATtactttttatcaaatataaaatttgtaagcAAATTGCAGGACAGGAAAAGGAGATGGGAGTACTGAAATTTTGAGGAAATATAAACAAATCTTGTAGTTAGCAAGAGTTTCAGATTGATATGGTGCACATCAAGTCTTGGAAGCAGATTTCTTAAATtcattaggggtgggcaaaaaaaccgtagtgttaaaaaaatcgaaccgaaccgatgattttttctaattcagttcggtttttatttttaaaaaaaaccgaatatatcgtttgtaaaaaaaaccgaaatgtcggttcggtattcggttcacttagctgaaccgaaaaaccgaaccgaaaaactgaattattttttgattttattcaaatcaaacatgtgttaataattttattcaaatcagacatgattttattcaaatcaaacatgtgttatttctctttataatattatgattatgtttatatagatggagtattggagtttggttatatattttgaaattttaatatttcatattttgggagtatcttattaatagttagtaagatattagtgataaaatgtgttttgaatactttgtatttattgttaatatttgtaataaaattaggataaattaattgttgaaaaaaattattacattcatgaggcccaatgggctaaaaaattaaaaattcaaaataggccCAATAGGCCCAGAAccaaaaaaaccgaaccgatccgaaAAGAACCgtttgagttcggttcttattcggttctttttataaaataaccgatttaaatcggttctacttaatttcaaaccgaaccgaaccgaaccgaactgTGCCCACCCCTAAAATTCATACAATACCTTCAGGTCATAGCAACAGCCAACATACCCATAATCAAAAAGCTTTACTAGGTGCAACAAGTTCCAGCAGTTCACCAATCTAACTATTAAGCAGTGAAATAATACTGTATAGAATTATTGACTGGCAGATTTGCGATTCTTGCTTCCCGTAGTATGCTCAATCCACAGCACtcgaaaaattttcatttgcaaataaaaataataaatag
It contains:
- the LOC102616211 gene encoding uncharacterized protein LOC102616211, which encodes MGEKPPHTYGNSSIYNIAGTNASANDIEAAAREAVLREQEIETQKIIQGQREEGVVGASHHDGADIFAKRSDPNALKEHLLKMTSEHRAEMALKRGKPTGPNQGNTEIGNGYGVPGGVAYYNVQSTAITRTQGAGNDGMGQRNLKLDSESEQKPVTKELPEYLKQRLRARGILKDTSENGDPPRINNKLESTSAQLDDREKLLPGWVEAKDPASGASYYYNESTGKSQWERPVETSSRAQTPSHLSLMEDWIEAVDETSGHKYYYNKRTHVSQWVHPGSSKPVASEQSDSNASRNTTNGIWDNPSSGLERCLHCGGWGVGLVQTWGYCNHCTRVLNLPQCQYLLTSLNKQQQTSNSANAKEDSGKNGPKQSWKPPMGRGNRKDSRKRAFSEDDELDPMDPSSYSDAPRGGWVVGLKGVQPRAADTTATGPLFQQRPYPSPGAVLRKNAEIASQSKKSSPHFTAISKRGDGSDGLGEAD
- the LOC107177571 gene encoding vacuolar iron transporter homolog 4; the encoded protein is MASSQTQEPCAPDHENLGMMKERIQRGQWIRAAILGANDGLLSTTSLMLGVGAAKEDRRSMVLSGLAGALAGACSMAVGEFVSVSTQRDIQKATTSTNCERVMKLDITSVKETKLHETEPKLPTIFSPGRSPMMKVVIEDAKTFPSSSELRDDLQEVLPNPFKAAAASALAFLCGSFVPLLPAILFARYIVRIVVIAIVTSLALVLFGGFGAHLGGSPIRVSAVRVLVGGWIAMGVTYGLLKPFDSEGRND
- the LOC102615918 gene encoding uncharacterized protein LOC102615918, with the protein product MMSATILSSSSCNLIRSSGKQIPSHPKPFLGDGQRILNQLVAKRNPSYHAFQNKKLPHRFSVFAVTEGSAKSSESEETIPSWAKPDSDEPPPWATDEGKGLTSQGSFEIPFYVYLLTSTITAIAAIGSIFEYVNKNPVFGILNSDSIFYAPLLGFFAFTGFPTSAFLWFKSVQVANKEAEEQDRRDGYK